The following are from one region of the Quercus robur chromosome 1, dhQueRobu3.1, whole genome shotgun sequence genome:
- the LOC126716712 gene encoding disease resistance protein RUN1-like: MGIENASSSSSSCFPSSFVPGWRYEYHVFISFRGSDTRKKFTSHLYGALKRNGITTFRDDESLERGEFISPKLLRAIEESRFSVIIFSKNYASSSWCLTELAKIVECMDKKKLTILPVFYDVDPSDVRKLKGTFAEAFAKHLNDNNENVQTWKAIVTKVAGISGWDLQDESESTVIEKIIQRISLELDHKFSSVFEHLVGMDSRVKEMLNLCMQEGLDCVRFIGICGMGGIGKTTLAREIYKRIYSAFEACSFLDNVREDTKSKGLVSLQKTLLSKIFIGTEININDFNEGINVIGTRLRNKKVIIILDDVDKKQQLEALAGNEGWFGQGSIIIVTSRDRHLLRRHGVKHIYEAKELNEDEALELFSWKAFKKPHLEENYVDLSMDFVKYANGLPLALEILGSSLFGRKLDAWRSARDKLEAKPNRGIMEILQISLVGLKDTQRELFLDIACFSKGGYTYFVRDTLESLGHYPDYDIDVLIDKSLIAIVSNRILWMHDLLQEMGQDIVRCESSKEPGRRSRLWCYKDVLHVLKSNTGTEFVEGIVLKMLVDKNEHLSAEAFSKMNNLRLLKIGYVEPPEGFNRGHVQLPQGLSYLSNELRIIDWYGYPLKSMPTNFQPNKLVELRMHCSGIKQLWKGIMVRFSLVLICISFIFINKLKLIDLSDSQNLIEIPDLSGASNLEKLILQRCTRLYKIHASVGDLKKLIRLDLNGCKNLSSLPIAICSLMSLKTLNLSGCSRLVKLPENLGNVEGLEELDVSGTAIRELSSSTILLKNLKKLSVGGCDFLLSKPSNKLLNFPLLQRSPDSMGMLMHTLSSLSSLIDLNLSYCNLRTIPDAIGYCLPSLNYLNLRGNNFILLPENIIRLSNLYTLFLSDCKDLRLLPELPLNIKYFEAEGCTSLEALPLRPEDVFSPHLYLINYVKLIDNQGFGDMFSTMLAHYIQRPDDLGYQNFIIPGSEIPKWFSHQSEGTSLNLHGPSSFVGIAMCVVFVIRPHLSLHQPPSEFYKATHWVKILFLVNGSEILETLKVGLSEQFGKIDSYHLWIKYFPSKRKRDKELSQIGVELKISLKGPGLVVTKCGARFVYEQDMEDLKQNMPRSSSCIITPYEDNLEDSANDTKIKQSFDDFDGDRAGPSGEGTSNEVDDPRPKWIQHPNLIENWIGNLCTQGQVDSNYEEEESP, from the exons ATGGGCATAGAAAAcgcctcctcctcctcctcctcatgttttccttcttcttttgtgCCTGGATGGAGGTACGAATACCACGTCTTTATCAGTTTTAGAGGCTCTGACACTCGCAAAAAATTTACAAGCCATCTATACGGAGCGTTGAAACGGAATGGCATAACCACATTTAGGGACGATGAAAGTCTTGAGAGAGGAGAATTCATCTCTCCAAAGCTCTTGAGAGCAATTgaagaatcaagattttctGTCATCATTTTCTCTAAAAACTACGCTTCGTCTAGTTGGTGCTTGACTGAACTAGCAAAGATTGTCGAGTGCATGGACAAGAAGAAGTTGACAATTCTGCCTGTTTTCTACGATGTGGATCCTAGTGATGTGCGCAAACTGAAGGGGACTTTTGCAGAAGCTTTTGCGAAACATCTCAATGATAACAATGAGAATGTGCAAACTTGGAAAGCTATTGTGACAAAAGTTGCTGGTATCTCAGGATGGGATTTACAGGAtga GAGTGAATCAACAGTTATCGAAAAAATCATTCAAAGGATATCTCTTGAACTGGATCATAAATTCTCGAGTGTTTTCGAGCACCTGGTAGGAATGGATTCCCGTGTTAAGGAAATGTTGAATTTATGCATGCAGGAAGGGTTGGATTGTGTCCGCTTCATTGGGATTTGTGGGATGGGTGGAATTGGGAAAACAACTCTTGCCCGAGAAATTTATAAGAGAATTTATAGCGCCTTTGAAGCTTGTAGCTTTCTTGATAATGTTAGAGAAGATACCAAAAGTAAAGGTTTAGTTTCTTTACAAAAAACACTTCTTTCTAAGATCTTCATAGGAACtgaaataaatataaatgattTTAATGAAGGAATTAATGTTATAGGCACTAGACTACGCAATAAAAaggttattattattcttgatgatgtggacAAAAAACAACAACTAGAAGCATTAGCAGGGAATGAAGGTTGGTTTGGTCAAGGGAGTATAATCATTGTAACAAGTAGAGATAGGCATTTGTTGAGAAGGCATGGAGTGAAACATATATATGAAGCTAAGGAGTTGAATGAAGATGAAGCTTTGGAGCTTTTTAGTTGGAAGGCTTTCAAGAAACCTCATCTTGAAGAAAATTATGTGGATTTGTCTATGGATTTTGTGAAATATGCTAACGGCCTTCCTTTAGCTCTTGAAATTTTAGGTTCTTCATTGTTTGGTAGAAAACTTGATGCATGGAGAAGTGCTCGAGATAAACTAGAAGCAAAACCTAATAGAGGCATTATGGAAATACTTCAAATAAGTTTAGTTGGGCTCAAGGATACACAGAGAGAATTGTTTTtagatattgcatgtttctCTAAAGGAGGGTACACATATTTCGTAAGAGATACTTTAGAAAGTTTAGGTCATTATCCTGACTACGATATTGATGTTCTTATCGACAAATCTCTCATAGCCATTGTATCAAATAGAATTTTAtggatgcatgatttgctaCAAGAAATGGGTCAAGACATTGTTCGTTGTGAATCCTCAAAAGAGCCTGGTAGACGTAGCAGGTTATGGTGTTATAAGGATGTCTTGCATGTATTGAAAAGTAATACT GGAACAGAGTTTGTTGAAGGTATAGTCCTAAAGATGCTTGTGGATAAAAATGAACACTTGAGTGCTGAAGCCTTCTCAAAGATGAACAATTTGAGATTGCTTAAAATTGGTTATGTGGAACCTCCAGAAGGCTTTAATAGAGGTCATGTCCAACTTCCACAAGGCCTAAGTTATCTTTCTAATGAGTTACGCATAATAGATTGGTATGGATATCCTTTAAAATCCATGCCAACCAATTTCCAACCAAATAAACTTGTTGAATTGAGAATGCATTGCAGTGGCATCAAACAATTATGGAAAGGAATTATGGTAAGATTTTCACTTGTGCTAATTTGtatttccttcattttcatTA acaaGTTAAAACTCATTGACTTGAGTGACTCTCAAAACTTAATTGAGATCCCGGACCTTAGTGGAGCCTCAAATCTTGAAAAATTAATTCTTCAACGTTGTACAAGACTATATAAGATTCATGCATCTGTTGGAGATCTCAAAAAGCTTATACGATTGGATCTGAATGGTTGCAAAAACCTTTCAAGTCTTCCTATTGCAATTTGTAGTTTGATGTCTCTAAAAACTCTCAATTTATCTGGCTGCTCAAGACTTGTGAAATTGCCAGAGAACCTTGGAAATGTTGAAGGCTTAGAGGAGCTAGATGTGAGTGGAACTGCTATAAGAGAGCTATCTTCATCCACCATTCtcttaaaaaatctcaaaaaactaTCTGTCGGTGGATGTGATTTTCTATTATCTAAACCATCCAATAAGCTCCTCAATTTTCCTTTATTGCAAAGGAGTCCAGATTCTATGGGCATGTTAATGCATACTTTATCAAGCTTATCCTCTTTGATAGATCTTAATCTAAGTTATTGCAATCTTCGCACAATCCCTGATGCTATTGGCTACTGTTTGCCctctttaaattatttaaatctaAGGGGAAATAATTTCATTCTCCTTCCTGAAAATATCATTCGATTATCAAATCTATACACTCTTTTTTTGAGTGATTGCAAGGATCTACGATTACTACCAGAGCTTCCATTAAATATTAAGTATTTTGAGGCAGAAGGTTGTACTTCGCTAGAAGCATTACCCTTAAGACCGGAAGATGTTTTTAGTCCCCATCTCTATCTTATTAACTACGTCAAATTGATCGACAATCAAGGTTTCGGTGACATGTTCTCAACAATGCTTGCACATTACattcag AGACCTGATGATTTAGGttaccaaaattttattatacctGGAAGTGAAATTCCGAAATGGTTTAGCCATCAAAGTGAGGGGACTTCATTGAATCTACATGGGCCTTCAAGTTTTGTGGGAATCGCTATGTGTGTTGTTTTTGTAATCCGCCCCCATCTTTCACTTCACCAACCTCCTTCGGAATTTTATAAAGCTACGCATtgggttaaaattttatttcttgtcAATGGATCTGAAATTTTAGAAACCTTAAAGGTTGGTCTTTCTGAACAATTTGGTAAGATTGATTCATATCACCTTTggataaaatattttccttccaAAAGGAAAAGGGACAAGGAATTGAGTCAAATTGGTGTTGAACTTAAAATAAGCCTCAAGGGTCCAGGCTTGGTGGTGACAAAATGCGGAGCCCGTTTTGTATATGAGCAAGACATGGAAGATCTCAAACAAAACATGCCTAGGTCAAGCAGCTGCATTATCACTCCTTATGAGGATAATTTAGAGGATTCAGCAAATGATACCAAAATTAAGCAAAGCTTTGATGACTTTGATGGAGATAGGGCAGGACCTAGTGGAGAAGGTACCTCTAATGAAGTAGACGACCCACGGCCAAAGTGGATACAACACCCTAATCTAATTGAAAATTGGATTGGGAATTTATGCACACAAGGACAAGTTGACTCTAATTATGAGGAAGAGGAATCCCCGTGA
- the LOC126720614 gene encoding geraniol 8-hydroxylase-like, translating to MDFLSFIIFLSLIWIIVQVFHIISRSKAIPKMLPPGPKPFPVIGNLLDLGDKPHKSLANLAKVHGPIMKLKLGQVTTIVISSATMAKEVLQTHDQLLSNRWVPDAFHACRHHEFSLPLIPVSTRWRNLRRICIEQLFSNKILDTNQAIRNKKVQELLVDTQQSSLTSEAVDIGRAAFKATANMLSNTIYSMDMVESKSDQAKELKELVWNVMKDAGKPNLADYFPVLKKIDPQGLRRSVAVNFGRMLDIFDHIITQRLKLRKVSSSNMNNDMLDTLLNISEEKSEEMDKTKIERLLLDLFGAGTETTSATVEWAMAELLHNPEALSRAKVELEQVIGKGNQVKESDIPQLPYLLAIIKETLRLHPAVPFLLPRKAGADVEINGYIIPKGAQVLVNAWAIGRDSSSWDNAKSFMPERFLGSEIDVKGRNFEFLPFGGGRRTCPGLPLAVRMLHLMLGSLIQDFDWKLEDGIKPKDLNMEDKFGLTLQKAHPLRAVPIPV from the exons ATGGATTTCTTGAGCTTTATAATATTTCTTTCCCTCATTTGGATCATAGTCCAAGTCTTCCATATAATTTCAAGAAGCAAAGCAATTCCCAAAATGCTTCCTCCAGGTCCAAAACCTTTTCCAGTAATAGGAAACCTCTTAGACCTTGGTGACAAACCCCACAAGTCACTAGCTAACCTTGCCAAGGTTCATGGCCCTATAATGAAACTGAAACTAGGCCAAGTAACCACAATAGTCATTTCTTCAGCAACCATGGCCAAAGAAGTCCTTCAAACACATGACCAACTCTTGTCCAACAGATGGGTGCCAGATGCTTTTCATGCCTGCAGACACCATGAGTTTAGCTTGCCATTGATACCCGTCTCTACCCGATGGAGAAACCTTCGTAGAATATGCATAGAACAATTATTCTCCAACAAGATACTAGATACAAACCAAGCTATCCGCAACAAGAAAGTGCAAGAACTCCTTGTTGATACTCAACAAAGCAGCCTAACAAGTGAGGCAGTAGATATTGGCAGAGCAGCTTTCAAGGCTACGGCTAACATGTTATCAAACACAATCTATTCGATGGATATGGTGGAGTCCAAATCTGACCAAGCTAAAGAGTTGAAGGAGCTGGTGTGGAATGTCATGAAAGATGCAGGGAAACCAAACTTGGCAGATTATTTTCCTGTGCTTAAGAAGATTGACCCCCAAGGATTAAGGCGAAGTGTAGCAGTGAACTTTGGAAGGATGTTAGACATCTTTGACCACATCATTACCCAAAGGCTGAAGTTGAGAAAAGTGTCTAGTTCTAACATGAACAATGATATGTTAGATACCCTTCTCAACATCAGTGAAGAAAAAAGTGAGGAGATGGACAAAACTAAGATAGAACGTCTATTGCTG GACCTATTTGGTGCTGGCACGGAAACAACTTCAGCCACAGTGGAATGGGCAATGGCGGAGCTACTCCACAATCCAGAGGCATTGTCAAGAGCCAAAGTAGAGCTGGAGCAAGTCATTGGCAAAGGCAACCAAGTTAAGGAATCAGATATCCCTCAGTTACCTTACTTACTAGCAATAATCAAAGAAACATTGAGGCTGCACCCAGCAGTCCCTTTCTTACTCCCCAGGAAAGCTGGAGCAGATGTAGAAATCAATGGCTACATTATCCCAAAAGGTGCACAAGTGCTAGTGAATGCATGGGCTATTGGCCGAGACTCGAGCTCTTGGGACAATGCAAAATCGTTTATGCCAGAGAGGTTCTTGGGGTCGGAAATTGATGTCAAAGGCAGGAACTTTGAGTTTTTACCGTTTGGTGGTGGAAGAAGAACATGTCCTGGTTTGCCATTGGCTGTGAGAATGTTACACTTGATGTTGGGTTCTCTTATCCAGGACTTTGATTGGAAACTTGAGGATGGGATTAAACCTAAGGATTTGAACATGGAAGATAAGTTTGGCCTAACCTTACAGAAAGCTCATCCTCTAAGAGCTGTACCTATTCCAGTTTAA